The sequence CTGGCTAAGAATAATCCATGTCTATGGACCATAAAGCCCCAGCCTTCCAGCACTAAAAGCTTTAGATCTTAAGATTTCACTAATGTCTAAGCTGGCAGATGGCAACGCCTTGCTCCAACAGCCTGTAGAGCTCCAGAGCTGGATTTGAAAGGAGCGCAAGGAGCTTTTAAAAGGCAAAAAACAATCTAAAGTAATCACAAAAATTAAGTCAGATACAGTCTGTTGGAAAACACGAGTTTAACAGTGctgttttgtcattttcaaTTCTGAGAGCAATTCTGTTGTCTTCAGGTCAGTAGTCGCAACACAACTGACTAGTAGGATTTTACAATAACAATCAGCCAACTTACACACATGCAGGCGTCTCCTCCAGGATCAGGAAGCGGCAGGTGCCATGAAAGCAGAAATGCCGATGAGAGTCAGGACAATCATCGAAATGAGACcgaacagctgcagccacaaactCTGTAAGGGCGACAAATAAAGTCACCTTTGTCATTGTTTAGACAAATAGtgtcattttaaatttaaaaactgtttttgagcAAAAATTCATTATGTCAAAAGAATATCTAATAGATTTAGGAATCCCTTCAGAGCAAATGTGCCTCATCTCAACTTGCTACTACAGCTGCAACATGGTAGACAAAATAGCCCTGCCGATGATGGTGAGGGGAGTTGAAAGGGTCATTCAAGAGTCCATAACCTCCGTCCAGGTTtcagagcagcagcaggagcacTTGAGAGTTGTAGTGAAGAAGACTGCATGTTTCAGGTGTTAACTTTAACCTGTTTTACCAGTTTTTCTCCAGGTCACTTCAAAAGTTTCTTTTTTGAACCATTCGTCTAGACAAGGCAATTGCAGTTCCTGCAGGTGGCAGCCCGGTGTCTCCAAACAATGCTAGGTTGTTATGGTCAAATAACAACAATAGCATGCAGAACGCCAGACAACACCTATTCAGGGACTGAAAAAAACTTAAAGTTAATAATATTGTTTTGGCAATTAAAAAATTCAGAAagcttaaaaataatttatgatAAGTTGTAACTTAAAATATTGATTGGTAATAAGTCAAACTTTAAATCTCTTAGTCAACAGACTGTATGTTTAAAAACTGCTTAATGTGAAAACAGCCTCAGTTATGAGACAGCTGTTATGGCCACAGTGATAGATTGTggacaaataaagaaatatgatCATAACTGGCTGTTTAATTTGGTATTGATCTCATGTTACATCAAGTCTCCGTCTGATTGGATGATCAGTTCCTCATGAGGACTCCTCCGCAGAAGCACTTCTTCCACAGCTGAGTTTAGAAACACAGACTGATCTTTAGATTTCATCAAAAAAAACCTGCTGGACCAGGTCAGAGAGGACTGATCATCTATTAGCAttcagtgtgtttttttgttgttgtttgtatgGCACACTATACAGCATTTGTCTATTTCTATGTAATATTCTCCAAGGATCCTTCAGATTAAGAAGTTTTCCAGGGAAGCCACCCCTTGTCAAAATAAATCTTGCCTGAGGTGAGCCAAAGATATGACCACTCAGCCTACCAATGCAATCCTACATCAGAACTGACAACATACCTCAGAGCAACCTACCAGCTATTTAAAACAGCTGTTTTGGGGAAACGTCCCCTTCAGCCCAGTAAAgggaaaagtgtgtcagaaCCACGCATGTTAATTCTGTGAACTGTGTTTCCGCTCAATTCTCAAAGCATTTCTATTGTGATGGTTATGTTCCTAAAATCTGACGGAGCAAGGTTGATTCTCAATCTTGGTTTCATCTGCCCTTTCCTTTTTCCTGTCCCTTATGAGGATCaaagttaaatattaaaacaaggTCATAACACCTTTTCTTAAGGGACTGGTGGTCTTTCTCAGTTTAGATAACATTCCAAATGTCAATTTCCTAGTCATAAAGTTCCCCCTTTAGCATTAGTTTGTAGActtttttagcattatttgtcttttgtttagTTATATTTGTTTGCAGGTTACTTTTgctaaataaattattagtgAGTAGGATAATACATGCCTTTCTTGATCCTCTGAATGATTAGCTCTGGCTAATTTTTTAATCAACACTTCAATTAAAACTTATTAgtctttgcattgactttgaaaACACTTTAAACCTGAGAAATATTCACAAATCTCCTGTTCCTCTCATTTTGATATGAAGATGGAGATTAATCGATGTAACTGATAAAAACCTCAttcttcagatttgtttttgataGATTATAGGTCAGATGGGTTAATGAACATTAAAAGCATTTAGCCATCTTATTATCAATGCAGATTCCCCAGATTCTCTTAATGGACCTTTTTAATCTGCAGCAATCAGACAAAAAGGTTCTACAACATCTAAACTAGAACCACCAAAAGACAGGGACTGACAGGGAACAATTTGCCAAATAACCCAGTGACTTACCTCAAGACAAATTGTGCAACATTTTATGAAATGATGAAAGCAAGATTCTTCGTTTGGGATCTAGGCACTACAGACAATTTCTCTCTTAATTTAAGCCACAGTACACTATGGTACAGGAATGTTTCTCATACTGTGACATGGGACCTATCAATCACATACAAAGGATCATGGATCAGTTTGACTACACTGAAATACTTGAAAGGTCATGTTGCCTTATGCTGACAAGGAAATGTGTTTGTAATGGGTATTTCAACAAGAAACAACCTAAAACACACCTATAAGCAAGCTGCATCTTGGTTCCTGATCAGCAAAATCTATGTTATGCAGAGCCCAGCCCAATcactagacctaaatccaatagaaaacTTGTGGGGTGACAACAAACATGCTGCTTCTGAAGTAGACCCAAGGAATGTAGAGTAATGGGAGACTGTAGTCTAATCGCCTTGGGCTGGAATATCTGTTCACAAGTGCCAGAAGGTGGTTGAATCCATGCAACACAGATGTGAAACAGCCTTCAGAAACAGTGATTATACAAACTACAGATACTTAGTTAAGGATTCCCAGGGAAAGCTAAATTATAATcattaagcttttcttttagaTTATACAGTAAAAagagtttgtaaagaaaaatgaagaaacCGCTATTTTAACCACCTAATATTCTTTTTTCCCACTCACATTCTGTAAACTGCCAACAgattttataaatgtttctttatgttttgattTAGAATATATTGTCAGTGTTTACAGTGCATTTATCTGCAGGGAAATGAAGGCTATTATTAAAACTCTGagcttttcttgcttttttgttttgttttttaaaaacatactttGAACGGAACggtttttatatttgtgttttatcaatTCGATGTTTTTTCCCCCCAAACTAACAGAAGatccaagaaaaaaaatgtcagtcttgTTTAAGGTGTAGAATAAAATAACCAGAACCTAACTTAATGTAACTGATAAATGaagtaaatctaaaaataacaaaagcttGTTAGAGGCCTGAAACAGAGACTTGTATTAAGGCCTAAAGCTGACACCCACTCCACCAACGGTAAGGCTGCTAAGCCTTTTCTTCCATGATGTGCTGGACTACATCTTTCACTGTAACTGAGGGGCACAActacagctggagaaaactccTGGTGAGATAAGAGACAAAAACCTCTGCTCATCAGCCAGCATCAGGGCCTTAGAAAGAGCATATCCCTGCAGAAACAGCAGCTCCTCAGAAGAAATTAAAGCCCGGGcatcagatttcttttgtttttttaaacagctaTCTCAATTTACACCCTGATGAGGAAAACaacagattaaataaataaaaacccatacaaaacagaacatttctcaAACGTAAGCTGTGTGTCCTCAAGCACCCGAAACAGAAGCCATAGTGTGTGGCTTTCAGGGTGACAAGGAGGATGAACATCCAGACAGATAGCTGTATTACAGACCTCGTCACACTCTCCATTCCAACGGTAAATGGGAGTTTGGAACGCAGCCTGCATGCATTGTCTCGGTCCTTCAGACTCCATGAAAGCACGCTGTTGTCCTGCAGGCATCTGCCTACCAAGCCCTCTCTCTTTCCATGTGATTTTGGCAGGCGAACCCGAGGAACACTGACACAAAAACCAGCTCTTAAGGGaaagtaatttgttttttacataattCAATACTGTAGCACCAGTATTGGGGAAATAGCTGAAGGTACAGCTCATATATCATGGTTGATTTATTATAATTGCTGCCCTCAGGATCAGTTATCAACGTTCGCCACACTGTCTACACAATGGAAACGGCAGCAGGGATCCCTCATGGGAAAGCAGCCTGGCTGTGAGAGTAGAAATGAAACGTACTTTTAACTGGTTTGCTGGTTGTTGCAGCAGGTCTTCTGGTTGTTGAGGTTGTGCCGTTGCTGGTTGTTGGGGAGTTGCTTGTTGGGGTGTAAGAAGTAGCAACAGCAGAGGCATTAAGAgtatctgcagcatctgtgacTGTTGCATTTGTTTGCTCTGCTCCTGATGACCCAAAAGAACCTGGACACAAAATGCAAAGAGGAAATAAACTCcaacagaaatctgaaaataaaacacaaaggagtctgcttttatgctttttattaattcattacTAGACTCACTTTTAACTGTAAAAAAGTTAGGTGTAGTTGTTCCTTTGTCACTGGTGGTCAAAGAGTTGCTACTGGATGCTTCTGGAGCAGCAGTGGAGATAGTGTCAATGAAAATGTTAGCTTCAATCACAGATGAACCTCTGGGCCCTGCTCCAAATGTAAAGAAGGAACCTGCATAGAGGAAAACAAGTGTTTTCTTAAATATACCTCATAAAGCCTCTTCTGAAAGATATCTAAACTCTAACTATAACTCCATAAAGAGACCATCTCTTCTGGGTATCAGATATATTcgatagtgccttgcaaaagtgttcatacctcAATGAGTTCTCATTTTGTTAAGTTACAATCAATgctcatgtattttattggaatagAGCAACTCAAAGTAAAgcagaattgtgaagtggagggaaaaaaagTGGATGATTCTAACACATGACGAAGTTTTGATCTAAACGATTCCcttttagctctggctgtatgtttagggtcctagtcttgctggaaagtgaacctttGCCCGAGGCTTCCAAACGTTTTTCTACCAGGTGTGCTGCTCTGTAGTTAGCTTCATCCCTCTTCCAATCAACTTCTGATCAGCTTACCTCTCCTGgcagaaagacaaaaaacaatcaCCACAACAtaatggtgccaccaccatgtttaactgtggAAATAAAGTGTGATCAAGGTAATGTGTAATATTTGGTTTCCACCACTTTTAGCATTTTGCCTGTAGACCAAAAAGtgcaattttggtttcatctgacaaCAGTCCCTTTTTCTACAGGTTTGTCTTCTCCCCCTCTAAGCTGCTTCTTTGATGAAGCCTGTCAGTCACTAATTTtatccaacaaacctctgaggccttcacagaacagctggtttTATACTGGgattgaattacacacaggtaggcTTATTTACCAATTAGActacttctgaaggcagttggttgcccTGACATTAATGTAGCTGCTTCAGTATAaaaagggactgaatacaaatgcacctgACACATTTTGGATTTCTGTTTGTAAACGTTTttcaaaaccatgtatcatttccctCTTCCTAACtataatgcactactttgtgctggccCAGGACAGGGGTCTGTGACCTTCACAATCCAAAGAGGCATTTTtgccctcagtccagctaaataaacTTTGGagccaaaaatgttaaaagataGCTCatcatttttgataaatatctacTATAGGAAATTTGTTGGCGTTTCTACAGAACCatcattttatttctctttttatgttttaaaacaattttttcgtCAAGAGAATGGATACATCTTCTATGGGAAAACCTAATGACAGGAAAAATGGTTATAAAATATATTACTAGTGccattctgttgtggaaattcaaTGCAATTCTTATATACAACATTtggttaattacatttttagctAAATTTATTTAGAGCTATTGTGTTTTACAGAGCCGCAGTTTGCAGGTCTGCATGGTCTAAGACAtccaatcccaataaaatacatggaagtttgtggttgcatcgtgactaaatgtaaaaatgtccaAGAGGTGTGGATACTTTTACAGGACACTGATAATTTTCTCAGAGATTGTAATGTTCCTGTTAAACAAATGCAAGGGATCGCACAGCCAAAGACAACCATGGAAGCAATAATGTAAACCTATGCGTGACAATGCAACTTTGTTGTCAGTGTAGCTCATTAACTTTACCTTGTACCAAACAATGGTTAGCAGGCTCTAGCATTCACTAAAAGGATGAGACCAATGCACTATAAATACACAGCAGGCGCAGTGACGACATGCAATCACAACCAGGGGCtgaaaaactgcaacaagcaatgtTCTTTGTGCTCCTTGAATGACAAAACAGAGCTATAAAACGCATGCAATAAATATTAAACTCAGATTAATACTTTGTGGTATTTAAGGGTATCATTTTACACTAAGACCCGTTTGCcagaaaagtttttatttttatttttttacaattatctggacaatgaaaaataaaaaaaaaattaatttacatttcTGCTCAAACCCAGGCCAAAGACTCACCGCTTATTAGTAAAATAGCATCCCAGAAAACCCGAGTCATTGTGCCGACAGAAGGATCCGAAAAGCGGCTTCAGAGAAATCCGGGCGTGTTGAGCACCCACATTAATGGTGCAGCAGCAGAAAGAGCAACGATGTCACCGGTGGTCATTTAATCCGGGAATCACAGGGCTACAGCCGCCGACCACTgtcaaacacaaacatctgatccagcgggtaaaaagaaaaacaatagatAAAGTGGTTTTAAGGCAGCTACAGCCGAGTTTTTCGTGTCTTCTCTCCTCTCTCCTGGATGCCACTGCCTTTCACTTGGCGCTGCTGGTCAATTGAGGAAACTCGGGTAATCCTGAGAGAGCAGACCAATTAGAGACCGGAGGGGGAGGAGAGGTCCCACTCTGACCTCAAAATCACACGCTGTTTGTTGGCTTGCTCAACATGTAATGTGTATAAATTACAACGCGTGACACCTCGGCCAATAACTGTCATCTGAACAATTACAACTGAACTTTAATGttcctcagtggggaaattcaagtCTGTCAGCAGGAAAATGACAGGCAAATAAAACACGAGGATACACGTAAAGATACAACAACcatatattttgaaaaatataggTTCTAAGACGTGCAACAGAGTAAGATAATGTCAAATGTACAAACAGTGCTCTATATCCATATGTGCAAAATGGACACACTGTTAacagaaaaatggaaaactgGGCAAATAATATGAAACAAGTTATTGACTTTGCTGGGACCAGTGGTGGCTTACAGCTGCAGGGAGGAAGGACCCAAGATAACGCTCCTTAGTGAATATAGGATGCAGCAATCTAAAGGAGCTCTCCAGTTTCATGCATGAGGTGGGAGACATTGTTCAAAAAAGTTAAAGACAACACTGCCCAATTCCAAACAAATGATATAAAACTGTACAGATGAACATGGTTTCAGCCCTGAAGTACCAAACATTCAACAAGTCTGAGGCTTTTATCCATTCAATGTCAGTTCTTTTACGTAATGTTGCTGTTTTAGTTTAGATCAGTCTTGAGTATGTGAATGTGTGCAGCATCcgatttaaaatgtattgccCTCTTGACCAGTCATTAATGTCAAAAATGTGCACTTCAAAATGCTGCTCTAAAGATggtacaaagtatttttcttattttatgggTTAAATCTTTTGAGAAATATcagttttgattaaaaaaaatccaaacactgaataaatataaacGTTTTAGCCTTTTAAACCTTAGCTTGATTAAATGATGCTATTATCTTTgaagaaaaacacatgaaaatgaatTACTTTCCCTTTAACAAAGGGCTTACTTCTTTAAATCCACCTCAAATATGTCAAGGATTATCAAAAATATTGACCAATATGTATTAATATTTCTTGTCATCTGAGAACAAACGTGCCCTATTAACTCCTACTGAAACTATAATTTACAGTCTCACagctgaaaaatataatcatgcCATATGAGTTGTTACAGTTTCATTTTTGAgaaaaagtttacattttgtcatttaacCATTATGTGTACATATAGTGATGGCTGAATGGTGGCACTGTTgttcttgcagcaagaaggttctgggttcgactcctggcggggggtctttctgcatggagtttgcatgttctccccgtgcatgcgtgggttctctccaggtactccactttcctcccacagtgcaaaaacatgactgtttgttTAATTGGTCTGTCTAAATTATGTTTgggtatgaatgggtgtgtacatctgtcctgtgtgtctctgtgttgccttgcaATAGACTGGAAACCTGTCCAGGGAGTAGACtggtggagacaggcaccagcttccccgtgaccctgtatggaagaagtgggtgTAGAAAATGAATAGATGCACAGGGAGAACCTGCAATATTCAGAGTTAGGCAGTAGGCCAATTTTTTTTCCCATCCATTCATCTTTCTAttgctttaactttttttttttttttttttaaataggtttAAAAATGACGACCTGtccagatggatggatagtgggtTAAGTCCCAACCATGATGCGACCACTGGAACCACTGTGGTCATAGAACCTATCCACTTTTTCCCTGATTCCTCTTTTAGTTCTGGGAATTTTCTTaagattttagtttttcttccaATGTTAGGCTCAACTGTAATTTTACCAGCCTTCTGTTCAGTCATCTGTCCAACAGTTTTGCTgataataatatatttaaatcatctgaccagaatcctttgaaatgtgcatgtgtaaaacattcaaCAAATAATAAGTGCTATTATTTGTTTTCTCAGGATCTGACATTGACGATAGTATatattttaatgacaaaaataagACAAAGACTGACAGCATTAATAAGGATGAAGAGGCATTTCAGCAAATTGCAGTGCGCAATGTGTATTTAATGGAAACTAATTTTTGGATTAAAGACACATTGTTCTGCTTGTTtgaagcagaaataaaacatcttCTTGCTGTCCAGACATTTTAACTGCAGCTTTGTTTGAGAAGGTCTTTCAGTCCACCAGTCCCCAAGTGCTTAGTTGGACTGGACTGGAGAATTTCTGCATACTTGATCAATTTCAACCAGGCTTTTCCTGAGAGCTTATTTAACTTATGCAGCTCTTCTCACAATCTCAAATTACCTCAAGATCCAAAGCCATTTAGATGAATGTACCATCCTGTTTTTGTTGAACCTGACTCAGCCTTCTGTACAGTTACTTGCAGTTTTAAAAGCAGCTAATAACCCATCTTTTTAGAGTGGCTTTGTAtaattgtactcgtactcgtactcgtcgtcttccgcttatccgggaccgggtcgcgggggcagcagactcagcagagacgcccagacgtccctctccccagacacctcctccagttcctccagggggagcccaaggcgttcccaggccagccgagagacatagtccctccagcgtatcctggaccatcccctgggcctcctcccagtgggacgtgcctggaacacctcccgaggaacgcaatgttgaagaggcgtgtcaaccatgacagcccaacaacatccagagatttgaggtactcagggcggatctcatccacccccgaagcctttttaaccacctcggtgacttcagcctgggtgatgaaagagtccaaccccgagtccccagcctctgtttccaccagggaatgcgtgatggcaggattgaggagatccttgaagtactccttccacagcccgataatgtcctcagtcgaggtcagcagcctcccacccccactataaacagtgttggcgaagcactgcttccccctcctgaggcgccggacagtttgccagaattgcttcgaggccaactggtagtccttctccatggcctcaccgaactcctcccaggcccgggtttttgcctctgccacagcccgggccgcagcaagcttggcctcacggtacccgtcagccgcctcaagagtcccacaagccatccacagccgataggactccttcttcagcttaacagcatcccttactgccggtgtccaccaccaggttctgggattgccgccgcgacaggcaccacagaccttacggccgcagctacgggcagtagcatcgacaatagatgtggagaacatggtccactcggactctatgtctccaacatcccccgggatctggtcaaagctctcccggaggtgggagttgaatacatccctggccgagggctccgccaggcattcccagcagaccctcactatgcgcttgggcctgccaagtctgtccggctttctcctcctccagggaatccaactcaccaccggGTGGTGATCAgcggacagctcagcccctctcttcactcgagtgtccaaaacatgcggctgaaggtctgatgatacgacaacaaagtcgatcatcgacctcctgcctagggtgtcctggtgccaagtgcactgatggacacccttatgtttgaacatggtgttcattatggacaatccgtgactagcacagaagtccaatatcaaaacaccactcagattcagattggggaggccattcctcccaatcacgcctctccaggtgtcactgtcgtttcccacgtgggcgttgaagtcccccagcagaataatggagtccccgggagaggcactatccagcacccccgacagggacaccaagaaggctgggtactccgcactaccgctcggcccgtaggccgagacgacagtcagagacctatccccaacccgaaggcgcagggatacgaccctctcatccactggggtaaaccccaacacgagatggctgaactggggggcaacaagcaaacccacaccagccctctgcctctccccgtgggccactccagaatagaagagagtccaacccctttagaggagatgggttccatagcccacgctgtgcgtggaggcgagcccgactatttctagtcgatatctctcgacctcccgcaccagctcaggctccttcccccccagcgaggtgacattccacgtccctagagccagcctaagcatccggggatcgggccgctgaggtctccaccttcgtccgccacccaatcctctttgcaccggtccctcacggttccccctgcaggtggtgggcccaatgggggatggcctcgcgtctctcgttcgggcttggcccagccgggtcccgcgaggagcaacccggccaccaggcgctctccagcgagtcccgaccccaggcctggctccagggtgggaccccggctccgccataccgggcgatgtcacgtgcctcgatattttcgtcctcatgagggattcttgtaTAATTgtatttgctgaatttaatgtttttctttacttttattttcttttttgcagcaCGTTGTGATTTCCCAAACTTGAAAGGCACTATGTGAATAAATATTCACTTTTACTTCCCTGATCTCATCATGTTGTCTTCTTTTTATTCTACTTTGACTTTATTTGATTAGTTCTTACAATAGTTAATACTTTTTCTGcttgtatttaattttaattttctgcaggtttttgttctttttctttgctttttgtgcATCACTTTAAGACAAAACAGGTTGTGTTGTAggcccttcaaaataaaatatatttcctttatttcaaatttatttaaggcagaaacaatctaaaaaacaaaaccttccgACCTCTCTAAAGTAAtcagctgatttaaaaaaaactactgtTTCTGAGGGTAATATAATTGTCACCTGAATTATTTGTGTAAGCTTCTCTAAATGCGCACGTCGGCTTCTTCCATCTCATCTACTGTAAAGAGCAATGAGTCCAGCAGAAGAGGAGGAAAACAGCGCCATCTGCTGGACAATGTACAAAGTACAAGCGAGGATATGAGCAAAAAACATTGCTTTTATGAGATCAGTTACTGCAGACGTTTAACCCTCCTTGGCCCCTGGACATGTTTCTATtagataaaatgttttgctaaaTCTGGCTGAGTAGATGCAAATACAATGACGTTTGGTCAGGTTGTGTATTATGCGgtgaatttaaatttttattaaattattatttaaaacatttttttttaagttgttttaaagtCTTTGCTATGCCTTTTATGGAGCAGTCTGTGTCCACTCAGCATTTTGTGTCCAATTGACTCTCATTCAAAATGCAATACCACTGCAATTTGATtactttattaattcatttagtttaattattttttaatttgttttccccaaagatactttttttacaaacattaaatcttttaaaatcatGAATATTAGCTTTT comes from Girardinichthys multiradiatus isolate DD_20200921_A chromosome 20, DD_fGirMul_XY1, whole genome shotgun sequence and encodes:
- the tgfa gene encoding protransforming growth factor alpha, encoding MTRVFWDAILLISGSFFTFGAGPRGSSVIEANIFIDTISTAAPEASSSNSLTTSDKGTTTPNFFTVKSSFGSSGAEQTNATVTDAADTLNASAVATSYTPTSNSPTTSNGTTSTTRRPAATTSKPVKKFVAAAVRSHFDDCPDSHRHFCFHGTCRFLILEETPACVCNPGFVGMRCEHADLLAVVATNHRKQAVATVLVLCVIGCVLIMVLCSFLHCWWREDCRRRSRAHLYVAEKHGATCYPPESVV